CGGAAATAGTCGGGGGCATTCTCGGGGGTACTGCCCACGGCCGCAACGGAATAGGTGAGGTCGACGGTGAGGTGGGCGTTGTAGCCGGCCATGGCGACGCGGGCGGCGGAGAGGTCGCATTGGCGGGCCAGGGTGAAGTAGTGGGCCCAGTGTGGTGCCGCGAGGGCGCCGGTGAATTCGGCGTGCAGGTTGTCGAGAAAGCGGGAGAGCAGCTCCAGGCTGATGCGGTGGGCCCATTCGGGATTCGCGAATGCCGCCGGGTCCCGTTGCAGAGGCATGACGGCGGCGTATTCGACGCCATTGAGGCCGAGGGCGAGGACCCCGCGCCGATCTCGGTGCCGTACCAGGATTTCGGTGATCTGCCGGTGATTGTCGACGGCCTGCTCCAGCCGGTCCATGGACGAACCGGCCAAAGCGGTTGTGTCGGAGAGCCGTGCGATAGAGGTGAGCTCGCCCTGGCTCAGCGGAGTCCCGCAGACCGTATCGGAAACATTGGCGCTCGCGGTCGGCGCGGCTATGCCCACCGTGGCCAGGATCGCGGCGAATACCGGGATCAGCACGGCGGTGCGCGCACCAGCGATCGTCATGACTTCTCCGTGTTCGTCAGCTCCTCGGCCGCTGCCGAGACATCGGGAACGGACACCATCGTCCGGCTGGCAAGACCCCATCCCGTTGGTCGCGAAAGCGCGGGAGCGAGGGACGAAGCAGCGCAAGCGTATCCGAGGTGATCATGAATCGCTGGCGCGACGGGCCGCTAGCTCTTGCGGAGCGTCCCCGCGATGGTGCCGCCGAGCAGGCCGGGTGTGCTGTAGGACACGGATCCGTCGGGCAACAGTCTGACGGTCGACGTTTTGCCTTCGTCGACGCAGTCGCCCGCGGAGCCGGGGGCGAGGCGAGCGCGGAAGGTCAGCTCGGTTTCGCTCGCGGCGGTGAGGGTTTCGGTTCGCGCGCATCGAGTCCCGAACAGCTTTCCGGTGTTGGCCGAGGTGGCGACCTCTTCACCGATCTTG
This DNA window, taken from Nocardia sp. XZ_19_385, encodes the following:
- a CDS encoding DUF5995 family protein; protein product: MTIAGARTAVLIPVFAAILATVGIAAPTASANVSDTVCGTPLSQGELTSIARLSDTTALAGSSMDRLEQAVDNHRQITEILVRHRDRRGVLALGLNGVEYAAVMPLQRDPAAFANPEWAHRISLELLSRFLDNLHAEFTGALAAPHWAHYFTLARQCDLSAARVAMAGYNAHLTVDLTYSVAAVGSTPENAPDYFRIVDSIAQQGPLIIDSTKAIYNGDLGPLWRFYFVGEGLDAVLGAGVATGPLLRLADAGANVFIFTNGLALQDPALAPAVRAEIDLLWPTADTAFAVLSANGGL